Sequence from the Curtobacterium sp. MCLR17_007 genome:
GTCGACATCGGGCGCGACGAGGTGTCCTTCGGACCGGGCAACCCGATGATGTTCCCCACGGGACGGCCCTTCGAGTTCGAGCTGGCGGACGTCCGGCAGAGCCTGGTGCAGTTCGAGCGCACCTACCTCGAGGGCATGGCGGCGGAGATGCACGGCGTCCAACCGGGTCCGCTCGTCTTCGACCACGCCGCCACCCCGGCACCCGATGCGCTGCGGTCGTGGAACCGGCAGGTGCAGGAGGCTGCCTCCGTCGTGCTGGCGAAGGCCGCGGTGGCGCCGCTCGTCCTCGCGGAGACGTCACGGACGACCGCCATGGCCCTGCTGCGTACCTTCCCCCATCGCCTGCTGGCGCCGGACGTGGCGCTGCCCCAGGGAGCGACGGGCCGCGTCCGCGAGGCCGTCGAGTACATGCACGCCTTCGCGCACACGCCGGTCACGACCACGGACGTCGCCGAGCACGTCGGGCTCAGCGTGCGCGGGCTGCAGCAGGCGTTCCAGCGACAGGTCGGCATCGCGCCCAACTCGATGCTGCGCGGCATCCGACTCGACCGGATCCGCGAGGAACTGCGACACGGGACCCCGCGTGAGCTCACCGTCGCGTCGGTCGCGGTGAAGTGGGGCTTCGCCCACCTGGGGCGGTTCTCGGCGGCCTACGCCACCCGGTTCGGCGAGTACCCGCGGGACACGCTGCAGGGCTGAGGCCCCCGCCGAGCCCGCGCGCCCTCTACGCTGGAGGGGTGAGCCGACCTCGACCCTGGGTGATCGTGCCCGGCATCTGGAACTCCGACCCCGAGCACTGGCAGTCACGGTGGCAGGCCGAGCGTCACGGGACCGCGATCCGCATCGCGCCGACGTCGTGGTCCGATCCTGACCCGGTCGACTGGGCGCGTGCGATCGACCGCGCGGTCGCGGCCACCGACGGACCACCCGTGCTCGTCGCGCACAGCCTGGGCGTGATCGCGGCGTGGCGGTGGCTCGTGGACCACGACGACTGTCGGGTCGCCGGGGCGTTCCTCGTCGCCCCACCCGACCCCGCGGCGCCCGGCTTCCCCGCGGCAGCGGCCGGCTTCACGCTGCCCGAGCGCTCCGTCACGACGCCCACGCTGCTCGTCGTGAGCGACGACGACCCGTACTGCTCGACCGAGCGGGCGACGGCGATGGGTGAGGCGCTCGGTGCCGACGTCCGTCGGATCGGGGAGCACGGTCACGTGAACGTCGCCAGCGGTGTGGGCGACTGGCCGGTGGGCCGAGGGCTCCTCGAGGACTTCACCGCAGGGCTCTGATCCCGGGTCCGACACGCCGTTCATCTTCGGCGTGACATGCCGCCGGATGCGCGACACACCGCGGATGTCCCAGCCTCACGTCCCGCGGTGTCCATACTTCGAGCATGAAGACCCAGTCCGGAGCACGAACGCCGCTCGTCGACCCGTTCGGTCGTGAGCTCGAGGAGTGGCTCCGCGACGCTCCCGCCACCCGTGCGCCGTACCTGTCGGACCTCGTGGTCCCGCCGGTCACCGGCCCGGTGCAGCGACCGGACACGACCCACACCGAGCTGACCGACACGGCCCAGGACGAGCTGGTCGTCCCGAGCGACACCGCGCACGACGCGCCGTCCGACGTCGAGCTGGACCACCCGGTCGACAGCGCGCAGGACGTGCCGTCGGACGCGACCTCCGACGTGGCCTTCCGCCGCCCCCGCGACCGCGGTCGGCACGCGTCCACCTGCGGTCCGTCCTTCCCCGAACCCCCGGAGCGCATCGCCCTGCGCATCGAGGAGCTCGCCGTCGAGGTCTCCGCACAGAGCGGCCGGCCCACGCTCGAGCGCATCGTGGTGCTCGAGGACGAGGTCCGCCGCCGCGACGAGGACCTCGCACGCCTGACCGCGTGGGAGGCCGGCATCGCCCACCTGACCGACCCCGAGGTCGATGCCGCGCGCGCCTACGCGCGCTCGGTGTTCGCCGATCTGCTCGCCGACGCTGCCGACGAGGCCGACCGCCGTGACCGCGTCGCCTCCCGACGCGCCGACGCGAGCCGCGCCGCCGCCGCTACGGGGACCGTGACCCTGCAGCGTCCCGCGCCCGCACCGGAGTTCGCCGCCACGCCGGTCCCGGTGGCGCCCACGTCCTCTGACGCGCCGGTCCTCGTCCTGCCGGCCGTCGCCGCGCCGGTCTCCGTGCTGGGTGCGCCGGCGCTGGACGACGCCTCCGCCGACCGGGACGAACCCGCTCGGCTCGTCCCGAGCACCCAGACCGTCACGCCGGTGTCCGCGAACACGCGCCCCACTCCGCTCATCCAGCCCGCGACCGGGCCGACCGTCATCGACCGCGACGCCTTCGCGGCCGTCCTCCGCTCGCACCGCGCCGAGACGGCCGGGACCCCCGTCGTGTTCCCCGTCGACCTCACCGCGGACGGCGAACGGGCCGCGGCCGGCGAGGTCGCTGCGGACTCCGCGGCGGCCGACGACGTCGCCGTGGAGCGCGCCGCTGCCGACCAGGACGCCGACCGCCCCGGCTGGTGGGCACGCGCGGTCGCCGCGGTCCTGCGCCTGCTCGGCCGTCGGTGACCACCGCGCACTGGTTGCCGTCGGCTCCTCGGTAGACTGTCGGGATGCCGACGCTCCGCGATCTCCAGGCCGTGATCGAGTCCCTCTGGCCGGTCCGGGGTGCCGAGTCGTGGGACGCGGTGGGGCTCGTCTCGGGTGACCTCGACGCCGATGTCGACCACGTGCACCTCGCCGTCGACGCCGTCCCGGACACCGCGCGCGAAGCCGTCGCCCTGGGTGCCGACCTGCTGCTGACCCACCACCCGCTGCTGCTGCGCGGTGTCACGACCGTCGCCGAGTCGACCTACAAGGGCGCGGTGCTCGCCACGCTGATCCGCGGCGGCTGCGCGCTCGTCGCCGCGCACACGAACGCCGACGTGGTGGCCACGGGGACCTCGGCCGTGCTCGCGGACCGCATCGGCCTGACCGACCAGCGTCCGCTCGAGCCGGGCGCGACCGCCGACACCGGCATCGGCCGCGTGGGCGTGCTCGCCGAGCCGATGTCGCTCGGTGCCCTGGCCCGCCGCATCGTCGACGTCCTGCCCGCAACGGCATCGGGGGTCCGCGTCTCGGGCGACTACGACCACCCGGTGCGCACGATCGCCCTGTGCGCCGGCGCGGGCGACGCGTACCTCGGCAACCCGCTGGTGCAGGACGCCGACGTCTACGTCACGAGTGACCTGCGGCACCACCCGGCCTCCGAGTTCCGCGAACAGGCCATGCTGTCCGACGGACCGGCACTGATCGACACCTCGCACTGGGCCACCGAGTGGCTCTGGCTCGACGTCGCCGCCGAACAGCTCCGCCAGGCGACCGGCCTCCGCGTCACCGTCAGCGACCTGCGCACCGACCCGTGGGACTTCGCCGTCCTGCCGAGCGCGCCAGCACCCACCACCGAGCACCAGCACGAAGGAGCCTGACCATGAAGGCAGCACCCGAGGACCAGGTCATCCTCCTCGACGTCCAGCGACTCGACAACGACATCACGCGCATCGCGCACCGCATCAGCTCGCTGCAGAAGGGCGACCGGCTCACCGAGCTCGCCACCGCCGCAGCCAAGCTCCGGAGCGAGCTCGCCGCCGCCACCGGCGACGTCGAGGACGCCGAGCGCGATCTGGCCCGGCTCGAGTCGGACACCGCGACGGCGCAGGCGCGCGTCACGCGTGACACCACGCTGCTGGCGAACTCGTCGAGCACGAAGGACTCCGCCGGCCTGCAGAGCGAGCTCGACTCCCTGCAGCGACGGATCGGTGACCTCGAGACCTCGGAACTCGAGGTGATGGAGCAGCTCGACGTGTTCCGCGCCCGGGTGGGGGACATCGAGGCGAAGCTGGCCGACGCCGAGGCGGCACGGAACGCGCTGGTGTCCGAGCGCGACACCGAGATCGGACGACTCGAGAACGACCGGGCCTCGGCGGTGCAGGCCAGGGCAGACGTGGCCGCGAAGGTGCCGGACGACCTGCTCGCGCTGTACGAGCGCCAGCGCGCCCGCTACGGCTTCGGTGCGTCGCTGCTGCAGGGCGGGGTCTCGACCGCGTCGGGCGTGACCCTGACCGGTGCCGACCTGCAGACCGTGCGTCGTGCGGCACCGGATGACGTCGTGCTCTGCCCCGACAGCGAGGCGATCCTGGTCCGCACCGCGGAGTCCGGCCTGTAGACGCGCCCCCACCGACAGACGGGAGGCCCGGTACCAGCTGGCACATACCAGCTGGCACCGGGCCTCCCGTCTGTCTCGTGGTGGCTCTGCACCACCGTGGCCTGTGCGAACGGGCCGGCCGTACGCCGGGTTCTGTCCTGCCTTGCGGCAGTGACGGCCATCTGTCTCGGACCGACGTTGCCGTCGGCCTCCAGCGGTCTACCCGAGGACTCGGCGAGCAGCCTCGACGTCCTCTGTCTGACCTTGCTCCGGGCGAGGTTTACCGAGCGGATCCGGTCACCCGGACCCCTGGTGGTCTCTTACACCACCGTTTCACCCTGACCGGTGTCGCCACCGGCGGTCTGTTCTCTGTGGCACTGTCTCGCGGATTGCTCCGGGTGGGTGTTGCCCACCGCCCTGCTCTGTGGAGCCCGGACGTTCCTCGGCACTCCCGGGGGAGTGACGCGACCGTCTCACCGACCCGTTCGCAGTCGAGAGTGTAGCGGAGCGGTGGGCGCCCCCGCCCCCAGGTTCCGCAATATCGGCATCTCGAGCGGCCGGACCGGCAGGACCTGCGACCTCGACGACACGCATACGGCGAGTCGTGCGACCAGGAGCGGCGTCGTCAGAGCGGTGTCGCCCGACTCGTCATCAACCAGGCGAGGATCAGGCGCTTCGTGCGGCCAGGGTCGCCGCCCCGATGATGCCCGCGTTGTTGCGGAGCGTCGCCGGGATGACCGGGGCCTGCAGGTCGAGCAGCGGGAGGAACTCCTCGTGGTGCTTCGACACGCCGCCGCCGACGACGAACAGCTCCGGGGAGAGCAGCGCTTCGAGCCGGGAGTAGTACTTCTGCAGCCGCTTCGCCCAGTGCTTCCACGACAGCTCGTCGCGCTCCTTGGCCGCGAAGGACGCCTTCGTCTCGTAGTCCACCCCGTCGATCTCCAGGTGGCCGAGCTCCGCGTTGACGATGAGCACGCCGTCGTTGATGAGCGCCGTGCCGATGCCCGTGCCGAGGGTCGTCATGATGACCAGGCCGTCGCGACCCTTCGCCGCGCCGAACTGCTGCTCGGCGAACCCGGCTGCGTCGGCGTCGTTGACGAAGTGGATGGAGCGTCCGAGTTCCTTCTCGAACAGGGCCTCGGCCTCGAAGCCGATCCACTTCTTCGACACGTTCGCCGCCGACATGGTCTTGCCGTCGCGCACGATCGCCGGGAAGCAGACGCCGACCGCGACGTCCGAGGCCGGGGCGAGCTCGTCGAGGATCTCGACCACGACCGCCACGATGTCGTGCGGCTTGCCCCCTTCCGGTGTGGCCTTCTTGATCCGCTCAGTGGTGAGTTCGCCGGTCGCCGTGTCGACGATCGCGCCCTTGATGCCCGTACCGCCGATGTCGACGCCGACTGCGAGTGAGGTCATGGGAGCTGTGGCCCTTTCAGGAGACGGTGAGGAGTTCGGCGCCACGTTCTGTGACGACGAGGGTCTGTTCGAACTGCGCGGTCCACGACTTGTCGCGGGTGCTGACGGTCCAGTCGTCAGACCAGATGTCGGCTTCGATCCCACCGAGGGTGAGCATCGGCTCGATGGTGAACACCATGCCGGCCTCGATGACGGTGTCGTGCTGGGGCGCGTCGTGGTGGGGGATGATCAACCCGGAGTGGAAGGCACGACCGACGCCGTGTCCGGTGTAGTCGCGGACCACGCCGTAGCCGAAGCGCTTGGCGTAGGACTCGATGGCCCGCCCGATGACGTTCACCTGGCGCCCGGGAGCGACGGCGCGGATGCCGCGCTGCATCGCCGCCTCGGTGCGGGTGACCAGGTCCTGGACCTCGGGTGCGGCGGCACCGACGACGAACGTGCGGTTCGTGTCGCCGTGCATGCCGTCCTTGTACGCGGTGATGTCGATGTTGACGATGTCGCCGTCCTGCAGCACGGTGTCGTCCGGGATGCCGTGGCAGATGACCTCGTTCACGGACGAGCACAGCGACTTCGGGTACCCGCGGTAGCCGAGGGTCGACGGGTACGCGCCGTGCGCGACGACGAACTCGTGGCCGATCCGGTCGAGCTCGTCGGTGGTGACACCCGGGCGGATCGCCGCGCCGACCGCGTCGATGGCCTGCGACGCGATGCGTCCGGCGACGCGGATCCGCTCGACCTCGTCCGGGGTGTAGGTGTCGCCGAGGCCGTGCTCGTGGGGTTCGACCCGGCCGACGTACTCGGGTCGCTCGATGTCCTTGGGGACGGGCCGCTGCGGGGAGATCCGGCCGGCGGTCAGGTGTCCGTGTTCGTCCCGGGGCATGCGCACGAGTCTAGTCAGCACCATGGTGTCGCCGGTGACCCGACGTCCCGGGGGGACGACAGGTCACCGGCCGGTGACCCGGCGCCCCGGGGGGACGCCGGGTCACCGGGTCTCCACTACGCGCCGACCGTGACGGTGCGCGTGGTGATGTTCGGGCTGACCCACGCGAAGACGACTCGGTCCCCGGCGTGCAGGCCGTGCAGGACCGTCGTGAAGGCCCCGCGCTTGTCGGTCGCACCCGGCTTCGGCGTCGCCACGAGGGCTCCGTCAGCGGACACGACGTGGTACTGGAACTCCGACGGACCCTTCGTGGACCCGGAGAGGTGCGCCACGCCGTTCTCGGCGTCGAACCAGTCCTGGCGGACGGTCGTCTCGCCGCCGGGAGCGTGCCCGTCGCCCGGGTCGGTCCCCGGCTGCTCGGGGTCGGTCCCCGGCTCCTCGGTTGCGGCACCCGGGGCGGTGAAGGTGGTCCGTGCGAGTTCCGAACCGTTCGACGTCGAGTGCACGACGGTGTAGGTCGCGCCCGGGGTCCAGTCGACGAGGTACTGCTGGACGAGCGCTCCGCCGCTGTTGGCGTTGCCGCTCGTCATGCTGCGCTCCTTGCCGGTGTCGTCCTTGACGACGACCATGCCGGCCGCGTGCGTCCGCACGTCGACGGTCAGGCCGCCCGCGGCGTCGACGGCGGTCCGCTCGACGTCGGGGCGGGTGGTCCCGGTGCCGGGCTCCTCCGGTCCGACGACGGGTGGCAGCGGGTCGACCGTGCCCGGCGCGCTGAAGGACACCGGCTCCGAGGTCCCTCGGTCGGTCTCCCACGCGGCGCCGTACGTCGCGCCAGCGGAGGCGCCGTCGATCGTGAAGGCGATCCGCCGGTTGCCGAGCGACGCGAATGACGCGGTGACCCGCTTGCCCTCGGCGTCGAGGATGCGGAGGTACCCGGACTCCCCGGTCGGCAGGCCGGCCACCCCGGTCAGTCGACCGCCGGCGAACGCGACGCCCGACACGACCGGGCTCTGGACGGGGTCACTCGTGTCGACCGGAGCATCGACGTCCACGTGGACCGTCCTGCTGACGGGGGTCCGGAGCGCACCGTCGTGCGCGATGAGCACGGCGGCGATCGACGTCACGCCGCCGGCGAGCGGCGTGTCGGGAGTGCACCGGAAGTCGCTCCCCAGCGTGCCGAACGCGCCGTCGGCGGCACACACGAGTGCGTCCGTCGTCGTGTCACGGACCTCGAGGCGCGCGTCCTTTGGGTACCCGAGCGCCGGGACCGAGATGCGCGGCACCGCGTCGGTGACCGCGACCGTGCCGGGTCCGTCGTTCGAGGTGTACCGCACGTCGTGCCGAGCGACGGTCGCGATGGTCGGGTCGAGGTCCTGCCAGTTGGGGAGGGGGTGCGTGGCAGCGGAGGCCGGGGCCACACTCGCGATCGTGGCGAGCGCCAGGCCCGTTGCGCCGATGGTCATGAAGAGTCGAGATGACTGCATGGTGTCCTTTCGAGACGGAGCCGAAACGTAACATGCGGAATATGTGATGGTCGAACCGACCCGCCCGACGCCCCGAGCACGCCACGCGTAGGGTCGGTGCCATGAGCGACGAACGCATCGAGTCCCAGTGGTGGTTCAACGACAAGACCCACACCGTCGAACAGGGCCCGCAGTCTCCGCAGCGCGACCGCATCGGCCCGTTCGAGACGCGCGAGGAAGCGGAGCACGCGCTCGACCGCATCAAGGCCAACAACGAGCAGTGGGACGAGGAGTCCTGACCGGTCGCGTCCGCGCGACGCGACCGGGTGACGGACGGGAGGCCCGTGGCGGCGCCGCCACGGGCCTCCCGTCCGCCACCGGACCGGTGTGCGTCCGCTGCCGGACCGGTCAGGGTCGGTAGGTCACCGGCAGTCGCCGGTCACGGCCGAAGGCCATGCCCGAGATCTTCGGGCCGATGGCGCCCTGGCGACGCTTCCACTCGGACCGGTCCACCAGCCGGGTGACCTCGGCGACGACGTCGGCGTCGAAGCCCATCGCGACGATGTCCGCCGCGCCCTGGGCCCGCGTGACGTACTGCTCGAGGACCGCGTCGAGGACCTCGTACGGCGGCAGGGTGTCGTCGTCCTGCTGTCCGTCGCGGAGTTCGGCGGACGGCGGCTTCGAGATCGAGTTCTCCGGGATCGGTTCGGTCTCGCCCCGCGACGCCGCGAACGCGTTCCGCCAGCGCGCGAGTGCCCAGACCTTCGTCTTCGGCACGTCCTTGATCGGGGCGAACCCACCGACGGAGTCCCCGTAGATCGTCGAGTACCCGACGGCGAGCTCGGTCTTGTTGCCCGTGGTCAGCACCAGGTGCCCGTCGAGGTTCGACAGGCCCATCAGGATCACCGCGCGCACCCGGGCCTGAACGTTCTCGGCCGCCAGCCCGGTCAGGGACAGCTGGGCGTCGAAGGGCGCGACGAGGTCGGCGATGGGCTCGGTCCGGTAGCGCAGCCCGAGCCGGGCGGCGACGTCGTCGGCGTCGGACCGCGAGTGCTCCGACGACCACCGCGAGGGCATCGACACGCCGTACACCGCGTCCGGACCGATGGCGTCGACGGCGATGGCCGCGCAGACGGCGGAGTCGATGCCGCCGGAGAGGCCGAGCACGACGGACCGGAAGCCGTTCTTCTCGACGTAGTCCCGCGTACCGAGGACGAGCGCGTCCCAGATCGCGTGCAGCTCGTCGGGGAGCTCGGCCACGTCGCGAGGGAGCGGCGGACGTGCGGGGAGCTCGCCCGGCGTCGTGTCCGGGGTGTCGAGCGCGACCCGCTGCACGTGCTCGGTGACGACGGCGTCGGGTCGAGCGGGTGCGGGGTCGACGTCCACGACGAGCACGTGCGGGCGGAACTGCGGCGCACGGGCCAGGACCGTCCCGCGTTCGTCCACCACGACCGAGTCGCCGTCGAACACCAGGTCGTCCTGACCGCCGACGATGTTGACGTAGGCGACGATCGTGTCCGACTCGGTCGCACGACGGGTGACGAGGGGCAGGCGCACCTCGTCCTTGCCGGCGACCCACGGCGAGGCGTTCACCACGAGCAGCAGCCCCGCGTCCGCGTCGAGGACCCGTGCGACCGGACCCCCGTCACGCCACAGGTCCTCGCAGATGATGACGGCGACGTCGACGTCGACGATGCGCACCACCAGCAGGTCGTCGCCGGGGATGAACACCCGGTACTCGTCGAACACCGAGTAGTTCGGCAGGTGGTGCTTGGCGGTGGTCGCGACGACGCGCCCGTGCTGCAGGACGCTCGCGCAGTTCGCCGCGATCGCACTGGGAGCGGTGCTGACGTCGACGGGTCGGGGTGGGAGCGGTCCGTCGGGGTGCCCGACGACGACGGCCACCGCGCCGAGGCCCTCGTCGTCGAGCGTCCGCGCGAGCTGTTCGACTGCGGCTCGCGCGGCACGGAGGAACGAGGGCCGCGACGCCAGGTCCTCGATCGGGTAGCCGGAGATCGCCATCTCGCCGAGGGCGACCAGGTCCGCGCCGCGTGCTGCTGCGGTGCGGACGGCATCGACGATCCCGGCGGCGTTCCGGGCGAAGGCGCCCACGACCGGGTTGGTCTGGGCGAGTGCCAAGCGGAGACGGGGCATGAGCACTAGCCTATTGACCACGGTCGCGGGACGACCGTGGTGGAACGCGGAAAGGGCGTGCATGGACAAGCAGACGGACTTCGTGCTCCGCACCATCGAGGAGCGGGGCATCAAGTTCATCCGACTCTGGTTCACGGACGTCATCGGGACCCTGAAGTCGGTCGCGATCGCCCCGGCCGAGGTCGAGGGCGCCTTCGCCGAGGGCATCGGCTTCGACGGCTCCGCGATCGAGGGCCTCAGCCGTTCCTACGAGGCAGACGTCCTCGCGCACCCGGACCCCTCCACGTTCCAGATCCTGCCCTGGCGCGGTGAGATCGACCCCACCGCACGGATGTTCTGCGACATCGCGACGCCCGACGGGCAGCCGGCCGTCGCCGACCCGCGCAACGTCCTCAAGCGCACGCTGGCGCGGGCGAGCGAGCGCGGGTTCACGTTCTACACGCACCCCGAGATCGAGTTCTACCTGCTCAAGGACCGCGACTGGAAGGACGGCGGCCCGAAGCCCGTCGACCAGGCCGGCTACTTCGACAACGTCCCCGGCGGCAGCGCCCACGACTTCCGCCGCCGCGCGGTGCGCATGCTCGAGGACCTCGGCATCTCGGTGGAGTTCAGCCACCACGAGGCCGGTCCCGGGCAGAACGAGATCGACCTGCGGTACGCCGACGCGCTGACCATGGCCGACAACATCATGACCTTCCGCACCGTCGTGAAAGAGGTGGCGATCGAGCAGGGCGTCTACGCGACGTTCATGCCGAAGCCGATCTCCGGTCAGCCCGGCTCCGGCATGCACACCCACGTGTCGCTGTTCGAGGGCGACCAGAACGCGTTCTACGAGCCCGGCGGCGAGTACCAGCTCTCGACCACCGCCAAGCAGTTCATCGCCGGAGTGCTCAAGCACGCGCCGGAGATCACGGCGGTCACCAACCAGTTCGTGAACTCGTACAAGCGACTCTGGGGCGGCGACGAGGCCCCCTCGTTCGTCACGTGGGGCCACAACAACCGGTCGGCCCTGGTCCGCGTACCGCTCTACAAGCCGAACAAGGGCCAGTCGTCCCGCATCGAGTACCGCGGCATCGACTCCGCGGCGAACCCGTACCTGGCGTACTCGCTGCTGCTGGCCGCGGGACTCAAGGGCATCGAAGAGGGCTACGAGCTCCCGCCCGAGGCCGAGGACAACGTGTGGAGCCTGTCCGACTCCGAGCGCAAGGCCCTCGGGTACGCGCAGCTGCCGGCCAGCCTCGACCACGCCCTGTCGCTGATGGAGGACTCCGAACTCGTGGCCGAGACCCTCGGCGAGCAGGTCTTCAACTTCGTGCTGCTGAACAAGCGGCAGGAGTGGAAGCGCTACCGCGACCAGGTCACGCCGTTCGAGCTCGACACCAACCTGGGCATGCTGTAACGACCATGGGCAGCTCCGCGCCGGCACCCGCCGAACGATGACCGGCAGGACGAAGACGTCCCGCTCCGAGCTCGCCCGGCTGGGGTTCGCGGAGCTCTCGGAGAGCCTCGAGCGCCTGTCCGCACTCGAGTCCCGGTTCGGCTCCGACCTGCCAGTGTCGGTCGGCACGTGGCCGGCCCTGTGGTCCTCGACCGCCGACCCGGACGGCGCGTTGCGTCGCCTCGAGCGCCTGGTCGAGACCCACCCCGACGCCCTGCGGCCGATCCTCGACGACCAGGCGGCCACCGAGCGGATGGTGCGGCTGCTCGGGGCATCGGTGGGGCTCGGTGAGTTCCTGCAGCGCCGCCCCGCCGAACTCGACCTGCTCCTCGCACCGGCCACCGAACCGTGGACCCAGGCGGAGTACACCGAATCGCTGACCCAGGCGGTCGACGGTGCCGTCGACGAAGCTGCGCGGATGCGGCTGCGGGTCCGCTACCGCCGCCACCTCGCACAGATCGCCCTCTACGACGTGCTGCACCCCTCCCCGACACTGGCGTTCCCGGCGGTCGCCGCGGGACTCGCCGACCTCGCCGGCGCGGCGCTGGACGTGGCCGTCGACGTCGCCCGGCGCGAGGTCCCCTTCCCGGCGGACCAGGTCGCCGCGACACCGCTGTCCGTCATCGCGATGGGCAAGGCCGGCGCGCGTGAGCTCAACTACGTCAGCGACGTCGACGTCATCTTCGTCACCGAGCCCACCGACACGGTCGACACCGAGCGCGCGGTCCGGATCTCGACCCGCATCGCGATCGCGGCGACGCACGTCATCACCGACCTGGCGGCCGAACCCGCGCTCTGGGAGGTCGACGCGAATCTCCGACCAGAGGGCAAGGACGGTGCGCTGGTCCGCACGTTGGACTCGCACGTGGCGTACTACGAGCGCTGGGCCCGCGAATGGGAGTTCCAGGCGCTGCTCAAGGCGCGGCCCATCGCCGGGTCCGTCGACCTGGGGGAGCGCTACGCCGCGGCGGTCGCGCCCTTCGTCTGGCGCTCGT
This genomic interval carries:
- a CDS encoding AraC family transcriptional regulator — encoded protein: MTIDHDPRMIFETSGDDLDDAQRMYEAAYEGSGFSTHTTDRMFQYRFRVVGDETMSFRSSRFDASVRGEVELRDEYAVMWLADGGGRVDIGRDEVSFGPGNPMMFPTGRPFEFELADVRQSLVQFERTYLEGMAAEMHGVQPGPLVFDHAATPAPDALRSWNRQVQEAASVVLAKAAVAPLVLAETSRTTAMALLRTFPHRLLAPDVALPQGATGRVREAVEYMHAFAHTPVTTTDVAEHVGLSVRGLQQAFQRQVGIAPNSMLRGIRLDRIREELRHGTPRELTVASVAVKWGFAHLGRFSAAYATRFGEYPRDTLQG
- a CDS encoding alpha/beta fold hydrolase translates to MSRPRPWVIVPGIWNSDPEHWQSRWQAERHGTAIRIAPTSWSDPDPVDWARAIDRAVAATDGPPVLVAHSLGVIAAWRWLVDHDDCRVAGAFLVAPPDPAAPGFPAAAAGFTLPERSVTTPTLLVVSDDDPYCSTERATAMGEALGADVRRIGEHGHVNVASGVGDWPVGRGLLEDFTAGL
- a CDS encoding Nif3-like dinuclear metal center hexameric protein; this translates as MPTLRDLQAVIESLWPVRGAESWDAVGLVSGDLDADVDHVHLAVDAVPDTAREAVALGADLLLTHHPLLLRGVTTVAESTYKGAVLATLIRGGCALVAAHTNADVVATGTSAVLADRIGLTDQRPLEPGATADTGIGRVGVLAEPMSLGALARRIVDVLPATASGVRVSGDYDHPVRTIALCAGAGDAYLGNPLVQDADVYVTSDLRHHPASEFREQAMLSDGPALIDTSHWATEWLWLDVAAEQLRQATGLRVTVSDLRTDPWDFAVLPSAPAPTTEHQHEGA
- the ppgK gene encoding polyphosphate--glucose phosphotransferase — encoded protein: MTSLAVGVDIGGTGIKGAIVDTATGELTTERIKKATPEGGKPHDIVAVVVEILDELAPASDVAVGVCFPAIVRDGKTMSAANVSKKWIGFEAEALFEKELGRSIHFVNDADAAGFAEQQFGAAKGRDGLVIMTTLGTGIGTALINDGVLIVNAELGHLEIDGVDYETKASFAAKERDELSWKHWAKRLQKYYSRLEALLSPELFVVGGGVSKHHEEFLPLLDLQAPVIPATLRNNAGIIGAATLAARSA
- the map gene encoding type I methionyl aminopeptidase, with protein sequence MPRDEHGHLTAGRISPQRPVPKDIERPEYVGRVEPHEHGLGDTYTPDEVERIRVAGRIASQAIDAVGAAIRPGVTTDELDRIGHEFVVAHGAYPSTLGYRGYPKSLCSSVNEVICHGIPDDTVLQDGDIVNIDITAYKDGMHGDTNRTFVVGAAAPEVQDLVTRTEAAMQRGIRAVAPGRQVNVIGRAIESYAKRFGYGVVRDYTGHGVGRAFHSGLIIPHHDAPQHDTVIEAGMVFTIEPMLTLGGIEADIWSDDWTVSTRDKSWTAQFEQTLVVTERGAELLTVS
- a CDS encoding SPOR domain-containing protein, with product MSDERIESQWWFNDKTHTVEQGPQSPQRDRIGPFETREEAEHALDRIKANNEQWDEES
- a CDS encoding NAD+ synthase; this encodes MPRLRLALAQTNPVVGAFARNAAGIVDAVRTAAARGADLVALGEMAISGYPIEDLASRPSFLRAARAAVEQLARTLDDEGLGAVAVVVGHPDGPLPPRPVDVSTAPSAIAANCASVLQHGRVVATTAKHHLPNYSVFDEYRVFIPGDDLLVVRIVDVDVAVIICEDLWRDGGPVARVLDADAGLLLVVNASPWVAGKDEVRLPLVTRRATESDTIVAYVNIVGGQDDLVFDGDSVVVDERGTVLARAPQFRPHVLVVDVDPAPARPDAVVTEHVQRVALDTPDTTPGELPARPPLPRDVAELPDELHAIWDALVLGTRDYVEKNGFRSVVLGLSGGIDSAVCAAIAVDAIGPDAVYGVSMPSRWSSEHSRSDADDVAARLGLRYRTEPIADLVAPFDAQLSLTGLAAENVQARVRAVILMGLSNLDGHLVLTTGNKTELAVGYSTIYGDSVGGFAPIKDVPKTKVWALARWRNAFAASRGETEPIPENSISKPPSAELRDGQQDDDTLPPYEVLDAVLEQYVTRAQGAADIVAMGFDADVVAEVTRLVDRSEWKRRQGAIGPKISGMAFGRDRRLPVTYRP
- the glnA gene encoding type I glutamate--ammonia ligase; the protein is MDKQTDFVLRTIEERGIKFIRLWFTDVIGTLKSVAIAPAEVEGAFAEGIGFDGSAIEGLSRSYEADVLAHPDPSTFQILPWRGEIDPTARMFCDIATPDGQPAVADPRNVLKRTLARASERGFTFYTHPEIEFYLLKDRDWKDGGPKPVDQAGYFDNVPGGSAHDFRRRAVRMLEDLGISVEFSHHEAGPGQNEIDLRYADALTMADNIMTFRTVVKEVAIEQGVYATFMPKPISGQPGSGMHTHVSLFEGDQNAFYEPGGEYQLSTTAKQFIAGVLKHAPEITAVTNQFVNSYKRLWGGDEAPSFVTWGHNNRSALVRVPLYKPNKGQSSRIEYRGIDSAANPYLAYSLLLAAGLKGIEEGYELPPEAEDNVWSLSDSERKALGYAQLPASLDHALSLMEDSELVAETLGEQVFNFVLLNKRQEWKRYRDQVTPFELDTNLGML